TGAATTTGGTGCTGAACCTTTGCCAAAGCTAGGACAGATACACCCAGAAAGAGATAAGGTGGAGCTGGCTTTACTTAACGCAGCCTTTACAAGGAAAATGCCGATATTCGGAATTTGTCGTGGTATTCAAATGCTCAATGTTGCATTGGGTGGAACGTTATACCAAGATGTTGATAGTGAATATCATAGTAGTAAGCTGCTAAAACATGCACAACAAGCGGCTCGTGGTGTTGCCACACATTATGTTCACATAACACCCCATACATTGTTAAAAACAATTATTGAAGAAGAAAAAATTGCTGTTAATTCCTTTCATCATCAAGCAGTAAATGTCTTAGCGGAGAAGCTAGTCGTTGCAGCAAAATCGAGTGACGGTCTAGTCGAAGCAGTGGTCCATGAAGAATTTCCGTTTTGTCTGGCAGTTCAGTGGCACCCAGAAGAACAGGCAATTGTAGGAGATATTGCTGCGCAAAAACTTTTTTCAGCTTTCGTTAAAGCGAGCATGTTATATAAAAGAGAAGCATAGTGAATGCTTCTCTTTTGTCGTGGAATTAGTATAAGAATGCATTAATGTACACGGCGATATAAGCCGACAACTTGTCCTAAAATCGAAACTTGGTCTACAATAATCGGTTCCATTGTAGCGTTTTCTGGTTGTAAGCGGAAATGATTTTTTTCTTTAAAGAAGCGTTTGACAGTTGCTTCATCTTCTTCGGTCATGGCTACGACGATATCACCGTTATCGGCTGTAGCTTTTTGCTTGACGATGACTAAGTCCCCGTCAAAAATTCCTGCCTCAATCATCGATTCACCCATGATTTCTAACATAAATAACTGATCTTCGCTTGTCCCGTAAATATCCGGTAAAGGGAAATATTCGTCGATATTTTCAATCGCTGTAATTGGTGATCCAGCAGTAACCTTCCCTACAAGTGGTACATGGATAACACTTTGCTTTTGAATTGAATCCTCAGGCTCTAAAATTTCAATTGCACGCGGTTTAGTAGGATCTCGTCGAATAAAGCCTTTTTGCTCTAAACGAGCTAAATGTCCATGAACTGTTGAGCTTGATGCAAGTCCAACTGCTTCACCAATCTCACGTACAGATGGTGGATAGCCCTTTGCGCGTACTTCTTCTTTGATAAACGCCAGTATGTCTTCTTG
This DNA window, taken from Lysinibacillus sp. FSL M8-0337, encodes the following:
- the lexA gene encoding transcriptional repressor LexA, yielding MKKVSKRQEDILAFIKEEVRAKGYPPSVREIGEAVGLASSSTVHGHLARLEQKGFIRRDPTKPRAIEILEPEDSIQKQSVIHVPLVGKVTAGSPITAIENIDEYFPLPDIYGTSEDQLFMLEIMGESMIEAGIFDGDLVIVKQKATADNGDIVVAMTEEDEATVKRFFKEKNHFRLQPENATMEPIIVDQVSILGQVVGLYRRVH
- a CDS encoding gamma-glutamyl-gamma-aminobutyrate hydrolase family protein — its product is MKPIIGITAFAEDDLSSRLNVAYSNSIIEAGGIPLIIPLGVEEDAAQILSLTDGLLLSGGHDVHPFEFGAEPLPKLGQIHPERDKVELALLNAAFTRKMPIFGICRGIQMLNVALGGTLYQDVDSEYHSSKLLKHAQQAARGVATHYVHITPHTLLKTIIEEEKIAVNSFHHQAVNVLAEKLVVAAKSSDGLVEAVVHEEFPFCLAVQWHPEEQAIVGDIAAQKLFSAFVKASMLYKREA